In one Zonotrichia albicollis isolate bZonAlb1 chromosome 14, bZonAlb1.hap1, whole genome shotgun sequence genomic region, the following are encoded:
- the ATP11C gene encoding phospholipid-transporting ATPase IG isoform X4, whose amino-acid sequence MLRRSLSRLCAGEEKRVGTRTVLVGHRPVADTEAYVAQKFCDNRIVSSKYTLWNFLPKNLFEQFRRIANFYFLIIFLVQVIVDTPTSPVTSGLPLFFVITVTAIKQGYEDWLRHRADNEVNKSNVFVVENAKQVRKESEKIKVGDIVEVKADETFPCDLIFLASSSTDGTCYVTTASLDGESNFKTHYAVRDTTVLCTDEAIDTLTATIECEQPQPDLYKFVGRIIIYGSNQEPVARSLGPENLLLKGATLKNTKKIYGVAVYTGMETKMALNYQGKSQKRSAVEKSINAFLIVYLCILLGKATVCTTLKYVWQSNPFNDEPWYNEKTKKERDTFKVLRMFTDFLSFMVLFNFIIPVSMYVTVEMQKFLGSFFISWDKEMYDEEIQEGALVNTSDLNEELGQVEYVFTDKTGTLTENSMEFIECCIDGHKYKDCMAEVDGFSQPDGPLKYYGKAEKSREELFLRALCLCHTVQIKEADQVDGLVAHPERKYTYISSSPDEIALVKGAEKYGFTFLGLENNFMKIRNQKNETEMYQLLHVLNFDPVRRRMSVIVRTSTGKLLLFCKGADSSIFPRVQQEEIQQTKVHVDRNAMDGYRTLCVAFKELTEKEYDRIDRQLNEAKMALQDREEKMAKVFDDTEADMHLIGATAVEDRLQEQLAETIEALHAAGMKVWVLTGDKMETAKSTCYACRLFQTSTELLELTARTVGEGDRKEDRLHELLLEYHKKLIQDLPKTRAGLKRSWTLSQEYGLIIDGSTLSLILNPSQDCGSSNYKSIFLQICLKCTAVLCCRMAPLQKAQIVRMVKNTKGSPITLSIGDGANDVSMILEAHVGIGIKGKEGRQASRNSDYAVPKFKHLRKLLLAHGHLYYVRIAHLVQYFFYKNLCFILPQFLYQFFCGFSQQPLYDAAYLTMYNICFTSLPILAYSLLEQHISIDTLTSDPQLYMKVSDNAMLQWRPFLYWTFLGAFEGLVFFFGVYFLFQNSSLEDNGKNLRAFGVWELDLWDDCLHRAGVHRHSQASVRYPILDVDEPLCDLGLPCFLCVFLILLGRSHLAFLEAAKNVFCICSYADFCFHMAGNNSPDLYQPFPRNSSNSFKKYKREKSSGNEAPSFLRNIHYLHAFSNFQQSQLFLE is encoded by the exons GTGATAGTGGACACCCCAACCAGCCCGGTGACCAGTGGCCTCCCGCTCTTCTTTGTCATCACTGTCACAGCTATCAAACAG GGGTACGAGGACTGGCTGAGGCACAGAGCTGACAACGAGGTGAACAAAAGCAACGTCTTTGTCGTGGAAAATGCAAAGCAAGTGCGGAAAGAGAGTGAAAAAATCAAG GTTGGAGACATCGTAGAAGTGAAAGCAGATGAGACCTTCCCCTGTGACTTGATATTTCtggcctccagcagcactgatggCACCTGCTACGTCACCACAGCGAGCCTGGACGGCGAGTCCAACTTCAAG ACCCACTACGCCGTGCGGGACACCACCGTGCTCTGCACTGACGAAGCCATCGACACCCTCACGGCCACCATCGagtgtgagcagccccagcccgaCCTCTACAA ATTTGTTGGAAGGATTATCATCTATGGGAGTAACCAAGAGCCTGTAGCCAG GTCTTTGGGTCCTGAAAACCTGTTGTTGAAAGGTGCTACCCTCAAAAATACCAAGAAGATTTACG GAGTTGCAGTCTATACTGGCATGGAAACAAAAATGGCTCTCAACTACCAAGGGAAATCTCAGAAACGCTCTGCAGTAGAGAA ATCCATCAACGCTTTCTTGATAGTGTATTTATGCATCTTATTGGGCAAGGCCACTGTGTGCACAACTCTGAAATATGTCTGGCAGAGTAATCCATTTAATGATGAGCCTTGGTACAACGAGAAGactaaaaaagagagagacacGTTCAAG gtgctgcgGATGTTCACGGACTTCCTGTCGTTCATGGTCCTCTTCAACTTCATCATCCCCGTCTCCATGTACGTTACAGTGGAGATGCAGAAGTTCTTGGGCTCCTTCTTCATCTCCTGGGACAAGGAGATGTACGATGAGGAGATCCAGGAGGGAGCGCTGGTGAACACGTCGGACCTGAACgaggagctggggcag GTGGAGTACGTGTTCACAGACAAGACAGGCACGCTGACAGAGAACAGCATGGAGTTCATCGAGTGCTGCATCGACGGGCACAAGTACAAGGACTGCATGGCAGAGGTGGATGGCTTCTCCCAGCCTGATGGGCCCCTCAAGTACTATGGCAAGGCTGAGAAG agccgtgagGAGCTGTTCCTGAGagccctgtgcctgtgccacacGGTCCAGATCAAGGAGGCAGACCAGGTGGATGGGCTGGTGGCACACCCAGAACGCAAATACACCTacatctcctcctccccagaCGAGATCGCTCTGGTCAAAGGCGCAGAAAA GTATGGTTTCACTTTTCTAGGACTTGAAAACAATTTCATGAAAATCCGAAACCAAAAGAATGAAACTGAGAT gTACCAACTTCTGCATGTGCTGAACTTTGATCCTGTCCGGCGGCGCATGAGTGTCATTGTGAGAACCAGCACAG GAAAGTTGCTCCTCTTCTGCAAAGGAGCAGACTCCTCTATTTTTCCGAGGGTGCAGCAAGAAGAAATCCAGCAAACAAAAGTCCACGTGGACCGCAATGCCATG gATGGCTACCGAACACTCTGTGTGGCCTTCAAGGAGCTGACTGAAAAGGAGTATGACAGGATTGACAGGCAGCTCAATGAGGCCAAGATggctctgcaggacagggaggagAAGATGGCCAAGGTTTTTGATGACACCGAGGCAGACATGCACCTGATTGGGGCTACAGCTGTAGAGGACAG gctgcaggagcagctggcagagacCATCGAGGCCCTGCACGCCGCTGGCATGAAGGTGTGGGTGCTGACAGGGGACAAGATGGAGACGGCCAAGTCCACGTGCTACGCCTGCAGGCTGTTCCAGACCAGCAccgagctgctggagctgacgGCCAGGACGGTGGGCGAGGGCGACAGGAAGGAGGATCGGCTccatgagctgctgctggagtacCACAAAAAGCTCATCCAGGACCTGCCCAAAACCAGGGCTGGCCTCAAGAG AAGCTGGACGTTGAGTCAGGAGTATGGACTGATCATAGATGGCTCCACGCTGTCGCTGATACTCAACCCCTCTCAGGACTGTGGCTCCAGCAATTACAAAAGCATCTTCCTGCAGATCTGCCTGAagtgcactgcagtgctctgctgcCGGATGGCTCCCCTACAGAAAGCACAG ATTGTGCGAATGGTGAAGAACACGAAAGGAAGCCCGATAACCCTGTCCATAGGGGATGGTGCAAATGATGTCAGCATGATTCTGGAAGCACATGTTGGGATAG GGATCAAGGGCAAGGAAGGACGCCAGGCCTCCAGGAACAGCGACTATGCTGTGCCAAAGTTTAAACACTTACGAAAACTGCTACTAGCACACGGGCATTTATATTATGTGAGAATAGCACACCTTGTACAGTATTTCTTCTATAAG AACCTTTGCTTCATTTTACCACAGTTTTTATACCAGTTCTTTTGTGGATTCTCACAGCAG CCACTGTATGATGCTGCTTACCTGACCATGTACAACATCTGCTTCACGTCGCTGCCCATCCTGGCTTACagcctgctggagcagcacatcAGCATTGACACCCTGACCTCGGACCCTCAGCTCTACAT GAAGGTGTCAGACAATGCCATGCTGCAGTGGAGGCCCTTCCTGTACTGGACCTTTCTGGGCGCCTTTGAAGGACTCGtgtttttctttggggtttattttcttttccaaaactCATCCTTGGAAGACAACGGAAAG AACTTGAGAGCCTTTG GTGTTTGGGAACTGGACCTTTGGGACGATTGTCTTCACCGTGCTGGTGTTCACCGTCACTCTCAAG CTAGCGTTAGATACCCGATTCTGGACGTGGATGAACCACTTTGTGATTTGGGGCTCCCTTGCTTTCTATGtgtttttctcattcttttggGGAGGAGTCATTTG GCCTTTCTTGAAGCAGCAAAGAATGTATTTTGTATTTGCTCATATGCTGACTTCTGTTTCCACATGGCTGGCAATAATTCTCCTGATCTTTATCAGCCTTTTCCCAGAAATTCTTCtaatagttttaaaaaatataaaagagaaaaatcatcaG GTAACGAAGCGCCTTCCTTCCTCAGGAACATCCACTATCTTCATGCTTTCTCAAACTTCCAGCAATCACAGCTTTTCTTGGAGTGA
- the ATP11C gene encoding phospholipid-transporting ATPase IG isoform X5 — MLRRSLSRLCAGEEKRVGTRTVLVGHRPVADTEAYVAQKFCDNRIVSSKYTLWNFLPKNLFEQFRRIANFYFLIIFLVQVIVDTPTSPVTSGLPLFFVITVTAIKQGYEDWLRHRADNEVNKSNVFVVENAKQVRKESEKIKVGDIVEVKADETFPCDLIFLASSSTDGTCYVTTASLDGESNFKTHYAVRDTTVLCTDEAIDTLTATIECEQPQPDLYKFVGRIIIYGSNQEPVARSLGPENLLLKGATLKNTKKIYGVAVYTGMETKMALNYQGKSQKRSAVEKSINAFLIVYLCILLGKATVCTTLKYVWQSNPFNDEPWYNEKTKKERDTFKVLRMFTDFLSFMVLFNFIIPVSMYVTVEMQKFLGSFFISWDKEMYDEEIQEGALVNTSDLNEELGQVEYVFTDKTGTLTENSMEFIECCIDGHKYKDCMAEVDGFSQPDGPLKYYGKAEKSREELFLRALCLCHTVQIKEADQVDGLVAHPERKYTYISSSPDEIALVKGAEKYGFTFLGLENNFMKIRNQKNETEMYQLLHVLNFDPVRRRMSVIVRTSTGKLLLFCKGADSSIFPRVQQEEIQQTKVHVDRNAMDGYRTLCVAFKELTEKEYDRIDRQLNEAKMALQDREEKMAKVFDDTEADMHLIGATAVEDRLQEQLAETIEALHAAGMKVWVLTGDKMETAKSTCYACRLFQTSTELLELTARTVGEGDRKEDRLHELLLEYHKKLIQDLPKTRAGLKRSWTLSQEYGLIIDGSTLSLILNPSQDCGSSNYKSIFLQICLKCTAVLCCRMAPLQKAQIVRMVKNTKGSPITLSIGDGANDVSMILEAHVGIGIKGKEGRQASRNSDYAVPKFKHLRKLLLAHGHLYYVRIAHLVQYFFYKNLCFILPQFLYQFFCGFSQQPLYDAAYLTMYNICFTSLPILAYSLLEQHISIDTLTSDPQLYMKVSDNAMLQWRPFLYWTFLGAFEGLVFFFGVYFLFQNSSLEDNGKVFGNWTFGTIVFTVLVFTVTLKLALDTRFWTWMNHFVIWGSLAFYVFFSFFWGGVIWPFLKQQRMYFVFAHMLTSVSTWLAIILLIFISLFPEILLIVLKNIKEKNHQVTKRLPSSGTSTIFMLSQTSSNHSFSWSE; from the exons GTGATAGTGGACACCCCAACCAGCCCGGTGACCAGTGGCCTCCCGCTCTTCTTTGTCATCACTGTCACAGCTATCAAACAG GGGTACGAGGACTGGCTGAGGCACAGAGCTGACAACGAGGTGAACAAAAGCAACGTCTTTGTCGTGGAAAATGCAAAGCAAGTGCGGAAAGAGAGTGAAAAAATCAAG GTTGGAGACATCGTAGAAGTGAAAGCAGATGAGACCTTCCCCTGTGACTTGATATTTCtggcctccagcagcactgatggCACCTGCTACGTCACCACAGCGAGCCTGGACGGCGAGTCCAACTTCAAG ACCCACTACGCCGTGCGGGACACCACCGTGCTCTGCACTGACGAAGCCATCGACACCCTCACGGCCACCATCGagtgtgagcagccccagcccgaCCTCTACAA ATTTGTTGGAAGGATTATCATCTATGGGAGTAACCAAGAGCCTGTAGCCAG GTCTTTGGGTCCTGAAAACCTGTTGTTGAAAGGTGCTACCCTCAAAAATACCAAGAAGATTTACG GAGTTGCAGTCTATACTGGCATGGAAACAAAAATGGCTCTCAACTACCAAGGGAAATCTCAGAAACGCTCTGCAGTAGAGAA ATCCATCAACGCTTTCTTGATAGTGTATTTATGCATCTTATTGGGCAAGGCCACTGTGTGCACAACTCTGAAATATGTCTGGCAGAGTAATCCATTTAATGATGAGCCTTGGTACAACGAGAAGactaaaaaagagagagacacGTTCAAG gtgctgcgGATGTTCACGGACTTCCTGTCGTTCATGGTCCTCTTCAACTTCATCATCCCCGTCTCCATGTACGTTACAGTGGAGATGCAGAAGTTCTTGGGCTCCTTCTTCATCTCCTGGGACAAGGAGATGTACGATGAGGAGATCCAGGAGGGAGCGCTGGTGAACACGTCGGACCTGAACgaggagctggggcag GTGGAGTACGTGTTCACAGACAAGACAGGCACGCTGACAGAGAACAGCATGGAGTTCATCGAGTGCTGCATCGACGGGCACAAGTACAAGGACTGCATGGCAGAGGTGGATGGCTTCTCCCAGCCTGATGGGCCCCTCAAGTACTATGGCAAGGCTGAGAAG agccgtgagGAGCTGTTCCTGAGagccctgtgcctgtgccacacGGTCCAGATCAAGGAGGCAGACCAGGTGGATGGGCTGGTGGCACACCCAGAACGCAAATACACCTacatctcctcctccccagaCGAGATCGCTCTGGTCAAAGGCGCAGAAAA GTATGGTTTCACTTTTCTAGGACTTGAAAACAATTTCATGAAAATCCGAAACCAAAAGAATGAAACTGAGAT gTACCAACTTCTGCATGTGCTGAACTTTGATCCTGTCCGGCGGCGCATGAGTGTCATTGTGAGAACCAGCACAG GAAAGTTGCTCCTCTTCTGCAAAGGAGCAGACTCCTCTATTTTTCCGAGGGTGCAGCAAGAAGAAATCCAGCAAACAAAAGTCCACGTGGACCGCAATGCCATG gATGGCTACCGAACACTCTGTGTGGCCTTCAAGGAGCTGACTGAAAAGGAGTATGACAGGATTGACAGGCAGCTCAATGAGGCCAAGATggctctgcaggacagggaggagAAGATGGCCAAGGTTTTTGATGACACCGAGGCAGACATGCACCTGATTGGGGCTACAGCTGTAGAGGACAG gctgcaggagcagctggcagagacCATCGAGGCCCTGCACGCCGCTGGCATGAAGGTGTGGGTGCTGACAGGGGACAAGATGGAGACGGCCAAGTCCACGTGCTACGCCTGCAGGCTGTTCCAGACCAGCAccgagctgctggagctgacgGCCAGGACGGTGGGCGAGGGCGACAGGAAGGAGGATCGGCTccatgagctgctgctggagtacCACAAAAAGCTCATCCAGGACCTGCCCAAAACCAGGGCTGGCCTCAAGAG AAGCTGGACGTTGAGTCAGGAGTATGGACTGATCATAGATGGCTCCACGCTGTCGCTGATACTCAACCCCTCTCAGGACTGTGGCTCCAGCAATTACAAAAGCATCTTCCTGCAGATCTGCCTGAagtgcactgcagtgctctgctgcCGGATGGCTCCCCTACAGAAAGCACAG ATTGTGCGAATGGTGAAGAACACGAAAGGAAGCCCGATAACCCTGTCCATAGGGGATGGTGCAAATGATGTCAGCATGATTCTGGAAGCACATGTTGGGATAG GGATCAAGGGCAAGGAAGGACGCCAGGCCTCCAGGAACAGCGACTATGCTGTGCCAAAGTTTAAACACTTACGAAAACTGCTACTAGCACACGGGCATTTATATTATGTGAGAATAGCACACCTTGTACAGTATTTCTTCTATAAG AACCTTTGCTTCATTTTACCACAGTTTTTATACCAGTTCTTTTGTGGATTCTCACAGCAG CCACTGTATGATGCTGCTTACCTGACCATGTACAACATCTGCTTCACGTCGCTGCCCATCCTGGCTTACagcctgctggagcagcacatcAGCATTGACACCCTGACCTCGGACCCTCAGCTCTACAT GAAGGTGTCAGACAATGCCATGCTGCAGTGGAGGCCCTTCCTGTACTGGACCTTTCTGGGCGCCTTTGAAGGACTCGtgtttttctttggggtttattttcttttccaaaactCATCCTTGGAAGACAACGGAAAG GTGTTTGGGAACTGGACCTTTGGGACGATTGTCTTCACCGTGCTGGTGTTCACCGTCACTCTCAAG CTAGCGTTAGATACCCGATTCTGGACGTGGATGAACCACTTTGTGATTTGGGGCTCCCTTGCTTTCTATGtgtttttctcattcttttggGGAGGAGTCATTTG GCCTTTCTTGAAGCAGCAAAGAATGTATTTTGTATTTGCTCATATGCTGACTTCTGTTTCCACATGGCTGGCAATAATTCTCCTGATCTTTATCAGCCTTTTCCCAGAAATTCTTCtaatagttttaaaaaatataaaagagaaaaatcatcaG GTAACGAAGCGCCTTCCTTCCTCAGGAACATCCACTATCTTCATGCTTTCTCAAACTTCCAGCAATCACAGCTTTTCTTGGAGTGAATAA
- the ATP11C gene encoding phospholipid-transporting ATPase IG isoform X3 produces the protein MCSLWCAGEEKRVGTRTVLVGHRPVADTEAYVAQKFCDNRIVSSKYTLWNFLPKNLFEQFRRIANFYFLIIFLVQVIVDTPTSPVTSGLPLFFVITVTAIKQGYEDWLRHRADNEVNKSNVFVVENAKQVRKESEKIKVGDIVEVKADETFPCDLIFLASSSTDGTCYVTTASLDGESNFKTHYAVRDTTVLCTDEAIDTLTATIECEQPQPDLYKFVGRIIIYGSNQEPVARSLGPENLLLKGATLKNTKKIYGVAVYTGMETKMALNYQGKSQKRSAVEKSINAFLIVYLCILLGKATVCTTLKYVWQSNPFNDEPWYNEKTKKERDTFKVLRMFTDFLSFMVLFNFIIPVSMYVTVEMQKFLGSFFISWDKEMYDEEIQEGALVNTSDLNEELGQVEYVFTDKTGTLTENSMEFIECCIDGHKYKDCMAEVDGFSQPDGPLKYYGKAEKSREELFLRALCLCHTVQIKEADQVDGLVAHPERKYTYISSSPDEIALVKGAEKYGFTFLGLENNFMKIRNQKNETEMYQLLHVLNFDPVRRRMSVIVRTSTGKLLLFCKGADSSIFPRVQQEEIQQTKVHVDRNAMDGYRTLCVAFKELTEKEYDRIDRQLNEAKMALQDREEKMAKVFDDTEADMHLIGATAVEDRLQEQLAETIEALHAAGMKVWVLTGDKMETAKSTCYACRLFQTSTELLELTARTVGEGDRKEDRLHELLLEYHKKLIQDLPKTRAGLKRSWTLSQEYGLIIDGSTLSLILNPSQDCGSSNYKSIFLQICLKCTAVLCCRMAPLQKAQIVRMVKNTKGSPITLSIGDGANDVSMILEAHVGIGIKGKEGRQASRNSDYAVPKFKHLRKLLLAHGHLYYVRIAHLVQYFFYKNLCFILPQFLYQFFCGFSQQPLYDAAYLTMYNICFTSLPILAYSLLEQHISIDTLTSDPQLYMKVSDNAMLQWRPFLYWTFLGAFEGLVFFFGVYFLFQNSSLEDNGKVFGNWTFGTIVFTVLVFTVTLKLALDTRFWTWMNHFVIWGSLAFYVFFSFFWGGVIWPFLKQQRMYFVFAHMLTSVSTWLAIILLIFISLFPEILLIVLKNIKEKNHQAGPFDLPVLVSYKRIENGYVKAEDAVTNLAERYPLRIP, from the exons GTGATAGTGGACACCCCAACCAGCCCGGTGACCAGTGGCCTCCCGCTCTTCTTTGTCATCACTGTCACAGCTATCAAACAG GGGTACGAGGACTGGCTGAGGCACAGAGCTGACAACGAGGTGAACAAAAGCAACGTCTTTGTCGTGGAAAATGCAAAGCAAGTGCGGAAAGAGAGTGAAAAAATCAAG GTTGGAGACATCGTAGAAGTGAAAGCAGATGAGACCTTCCCCTGTGACTTGATATTTCtggcctccagcagcactgatggCACCTGCTACGTCACCACAGCGAGCCTGGACGGCGAGTCCAACTTCAAG ACCCACTACGCCGTGCGGGACACCACCGTGCTCTGCACTGACGAAGCCATCGACACCCTCACGGCCACCATCGagtgtgagcagccccagcccgaCCTCTACAA ATTTGTTGGAAGGATTATCATCTATGGGAGTAACCAAGAGCCTGTAGCCAG GTCTTTGGGTCCTGAAAACCTGTTGTTGAAAGGTGCTACCCTCAAAAATACCAAGAAGATTTACG GAGTTGCAGTCTATACTGGCATGGAAACAAAAATGGCTCTCAACTACCAAGGGAAATCTCAGAAACGCTCTGCAGTAGAGAA ATCCATCAACGCTTTCTTGATAGTGTATTTATGCATCTTATTGGGCAAGGCCACTGTGTGCACAACTCTGAAATATGTCTGGCAGAGTAATCCATTTAATGATGAGCCTTGGTACAACGAGAAGactaaaaaagagagagacacGTTCAAG gtgctgcgGATGTTCACGGACTTCCTGTCGTTCATGGTCCTCTTCAACTTCATCATCCCCGTCTCCATGTACGTTACAGTGGAGATGCAGAAGTTCTTGGGCTCCTTCTTCATCTCCTGGGACAAGGAGATGTACGATGAGGAGATCCAGGAGGGAGCGCTGGTGAACACGTCGGACCTGAACgaggagctggggcag GTGGAGTACGTGTTCACAGACAAGACAGGCACGCTGACAGAGAACAGCATGGAGTTCATCGAGTGCTGCATCGACGGGCACAAGTACAAGGACTGCATGGCAGAGGTGGATGGCTTCTCCCAGCCTGATGGGCCCCTCAAGTACTATGGCAAGGCTGAGAAG agccgtgagGAGCTGTTCCTGAGagccctgtgcctgtgccacacGGTCCAGATCAAGGAGGCAGACCAGGTGGATGGGCTGGTGGCACACCCAGAACGCAAATACACCTacatctcctcctccccagaCGAGATCGCTCTGGTCAAAGGCGCAGAAAA GTATGGTTTCACTTTTCTAGGACTTGAAAACAATTTCATGAAAATCCGAAACCAAAAGAATGAAACTGAGAT gTACCAACTTCTGCATGTGCTGAACTTTGATCCTGTCCGGCGGCGCATGAGTGTCATTGTGAGAACCAGCACAG GAAAGTTGCTCCTCTTCTGCAAAGGAGCAGACTCCTCTATTTTTCCGAGGGTGCAGCAAGAAGAAATCCAGCAAACAAAAGTCCACGTGGACCGCAATGCCATG gATGGCTACCGAACACTCTGTGTGGCCTTCAAGGAGCTGACTGAAAAGGAGTATGACAGGATTGACAGGCAGCTCAATGAGGCCAAGATggctctgcaggacagggaggagAAGATGGCCAAGGTTTTTGATGACACCGAGGCAGACATGCACCTGATTGGGGCTACAGCTGTAGAGGACAG gctgcaggagcagctggcagagacCATCGAGGCCCTGCACGCCGCTGGCATGAAGGTGTGGGTGCTGACAGGGGACAAGATGGAGACGGCCAAGTCCACGTGCTACGCCTGCAGGCTGTTCCAGACCAGCAccgagctgctggagctgacgGCCAGGACGGTGGGCGAGGGCGACAGGAAGGAGGATCGGCTccatgagctgctgctggagtacCACAAAAAGCTCATCCAGGACCTGCCCAAAACCAGGGCTGGCCTCAAGAG AAGCTGGACGTTGAGTCAGGAGTATGGACTGATCATAGATGGCTCCACGCTGTCGCTGATACTCAACCCCTCTCAGGACTGTGGCTCCAGCAATTACAAAAGCATCTTCCTGCAGATCTGCCTGAagtgcactgcagtgctctgctgcCGGATGGCTCCCCTACAGAAAGCACAG ATTGTGCGAATGGTGAAGAACACGAAAGGAAGCCCGATAACCCTGTCCATAGGGGATGGTGCAAATGATGTCAGCATGATTCTGGAAGCACATGTTGGGATAG GGATCAAGGGCAAGGAAGGACGCCAGGCCTCCAGGAACAGCGACTATGCTGTGCCAAAGTTTAAACACTTACGAAAACTGCTACTAGCACACGGGCATTTATATTATGTGAGAATAGCACACCTTGTACAGTATTTCTTCTATAAG AACCTTTGCTTCATTTTACCACAGTTTTTATACCAGTTCTTTTGTGGATTCTCACAGCAG CCACTGTATGATGCTGCTTACCTGACCATGTACAACATCTGCTTCACGTCGCTGCCCATCCTGGCTTACagcctgctggagcagcacatcAGCATTGACACCCTGACCTCGGACCCTCAGCTCTACAT GAAGGTGTCAGACAATGCCATGCTGCAGTGGAGGCCCTTCCTGTACTGGACCTTTCTGGGCGCCTTTGAAGGACTCGtgtttttctttggggtttattttcttttccaaaactCATCCTTGGAAGACAACGGAAAG GTGTTTGGGAACTGGACCTTTGGGACGATTGTCTTCACCGTGCTGGTGTTCACCGTCACTCTCAAG CTAGCGTTAGATACCCGATTCTGGACGTGGATGAACCACTTTGTGATTTGGGGCTCCCTTGCTTTCTATGtgtttttctcattcttttggGGAGGAGTCATTTG GCCTTTCTTGAAGCAGCAAAGAATGTATTTTGTATTTGCTCATATGCTGACTTCTGTTTCCACATGGCTGGCAATAATTCTCCTGATCTTTATCAGCCTTTTCCCAGAAATTCTTCtaatagttttaaaaaatataaaagagaaaaatcatcaG GCTGGCCCCTTTGATCTGCCTGTGTTAGTGTCATACAAACGTATAGAGAATGGTTATGTGAAGGCTGAAGATGCTGTTACTAATTTGGCAGAAAGATATCCTCTCAGGATACCTTAA